In Meleagris gallopavo isolate NT-WF06-2002-E0010 breed Aviagen turkey brand Nicholas breeding stock chromosome 3, Turkey_5.1, whole genome shotgun sequence, one DNA window encodes the following:
- the USP14 gene encoding ubiquitin carboxyl-terminal hydrolase 14 isoform X2 has translation MVFKAQLFALTGVQPARQKVMLKGGTLKDDDWGNIKIKNGMTLLMMGSADALPEEPIARPVFVEDMTEEQLASAMELPCGLTNLGNTCYMNATVQCIRSVPEVKEALKRYGGALRASGEMASAQYITAALRDLFDSMDKTSSSIPPIILLQFLHMAFPQFAEKGDQGQYLQQDANECWVQMMRVLQQKLEGIEGDTVMETDSGTTATASKKKSLIDQFFSIEFETAMKCTEAEEEEVTKGKENQLQLSCFINQEVKYLFTGLKLRLQEEITKLSPTLQRNALYIKSSKISRLPAYLTIQMVRFFYKEKESVNAKVLKDVKFPLMLDVYELCTPDLQEKMVSYRSKFKDLEDKKVNQQPKNLNKSDGAQKEVKYEPFSFPDDIGSNNCGYYDLQAVLTHQGRSSSSGHYVSWVKRKQDEWIKFDDDKVSIVTPEDILRLSGGGDWHIAYVLLYGPRRIEVIEDEAEQ, from the exons ATGGTCTTCAAGGCTCAGCTGTTTGCCCTGACCGGAGTTCAGCCTGCTCGACAGAAAGTCATGCTTAAAGGAGGAACCCTGAAg GATGATGACTGGGggaacataaaaataaaaaat GGAATGACCTTATTAATGATGGGCTCTGCAGATGCGCTCCCGGAAGAGCCCATTGCTCGGCCCGTCTTTGTGGAGGACATGACAGAGGAGCAGCTGGCTTCTGCT ATGGAGTTACCATGTGGATTGACAAACCTTGGCAACACTTGCTACATGAATGCTACGGTTCAGTGTATCCGCTCAGTGCCAGAAGTGAAAGAGGCCCTTAAAAG GTATGGTGGTGCCTTAAGAGCTTCAGGAGAAATGGCCTCTGCTCAGTATATTACTGCAG CTCTTAGAGACTTGTTTGATTCCATGGATAAAACTTCCTCCAGTATCCCACCTATCATTCTCCTGCAGTTTTTACATATGGCCTTCCCACAGTTTGCAGAGAAAGGTGATCAAGGACAATACCTCCAACAG GATGCTAATGAGTGCTGGGTGCAGATGATGAGGGTATTACAGCAGAAGCTGGAAGGCATAGAGGGTGATACAGTGATGGAG ACAGACTCTGGAACTACAGCAACAGCTTCTAAAAAGAAGAGTTTAATTGATCAGTTCTTCAGCATTGAATTTGAAACTGC CATGAAATGTacagaagctgaagaagaagaggtaactaaaggaaaggagaatcagCTTCAGCTCAGCTGCTTTATTAATCAAGAAGTGAAATATCTGTTTACAGGACTAAAACTG CGTCTTCAAGAGGAAATCACCAAACTCTCTCCGACTTTGCAGAGAAATGCACTCTATATCAAATCT TCTAAAATTAGTCGCTTGCCAGCGTACCTGACCATTCAGATGGTTAGATTTTTTTACAAAGAGAAAGAGTCTGTGAATGCCAAAGTTCTTAAG GATGTGAAATTTCCTCTTATGCTGGATGTGTATGAGCTGTGTACGCCAgatcttcaggaaaaaatggTTTCCTACCGATCAAAATTCAAAGATCTTGAAGACAAAAAAGTAAATCAACAGCCAAAGAAT ttgaATAAAAGTGATGGTGCACAGAAAGAAGTTAAATATGagcccttttcttttcctgatg atattggTTCTAATAACTGTGGCTATTACGACCTGCAGGCAGTACTAACGCATCAGGGCAGATCAAGTTCCTCTGGGCATTACGTGTCCTGGGTTAAAAGGAAACAAg ATGAGTGGATTAAGTTTGATGATGACAAAGTCAGCATTGTTACACCTGAAGACATTCTGAGGTTATCTGGGGGAGGAGACTGGCATATAGCCTACGTTCTACTCTACGGGCCACGCAGAATTGAAGTAATTGAAGACGAAGCTGAACAGTAG
- the USP14 gene encoding ubiquitin carboxyl-terminal hydrolase 14 isoform X1, with the protein MPLFSVNVKWGKEKFDGVELNTDEPPMVFKAQLFALTGVQPARQKVMLKGGTLKDDDWGNIKIKNGMTLLMMGSADALPEEPIARPVFVEDMTEEQLASAMELPCGLTNLGNTCYMNATVQCIRSVPEVKEALKRYGGALRASGEMASAQYITAALRDLFDSMDKTSSSIPPIILLQFLHMAFPQFAEKGDQGQYLQQDANECWVQMMRVLQQKLEGIEGDTVMETDSGTTATASKKKSLIDQFFSIEFETAMKCTEAEEEEVTKGKENQLQLSCFINQEVKYLFTGLKLRLQEEITKLSPTLQRNALYIKSSKISRLPAYLTIQMVRFFYKEKESVNAKVLKDVKFPLMLDVYELCTPDLQEKMVSYRSKFKDLEDKKVNQQPKNLNKSDGAQKEVKYEPFSFPDDIGSNNCGYYDLQAVLTHQGRSSSSGHYVSWVKRKQDEWIKFDDDKVSIVTPEDILRLSGGGDWHIAYVLLYGPRRIEVIEDEAEQ; encoded by the exons ATGCCGCTCTTCTCAG TTAATGTGAAATGGGGTAAAGAGAAATTTGATGGTGTGGAGCTGAACACGGATGAGCCTCCAATGGTCTTCAAGGCTCAGCTGTTTGCCCTGACCGGAGTTCAGCCTGCTCGACAGAAAGTCATGCTTAAAGGAGGAACCCTGAAg GATGATGACTGGGggaacataaaaataaaaaat GGAATGACCTTATTAATGATGGGCTCTGCAGATGCGCTCCCGGAAGAGCCCATTGCTCGGCCCGTCTTTGTGGAGGACATGACAGAGGAGCAGCTGGCTTCTGCT ATGGAGTTACCATGTGGATTGACAAACCTTGGCAACACTTGCTACATGAATGCTACGGTTCAGTGTATCCGCTCAGTGCCAGAAGTGAAAGAGGCCCTTAAAAG GTATGGTGGTGCCTTAAGAGCTTCAGGAGAAATGGCCTCTGCTCAGTATATTACTGCAG CTCTTAGAGACTTGTTTGATTCCATGGATAAAACTTCCTCCAGTATCCCACCTATCATTCTCCTGCAGTTTTTACATATGGCCTTCCCACAGTTTGCAGAGAAAGGTGATCAAGGACAATACCTCCAACAG GATGCTAATGAGTGCTGGGTGCAGATGATGAGGGTATTACAGCAGAAGCTGGAAGGCATAGAGGGTGATACAGTGATGGAG ACAGACTCTGGAACTACAGCAACAGCTTCTAAAAAGAAGAGTTTAATTGATCAGTTCTTCAGCATTGAATTTGAAACTGC CATGAAATGTacagaagctgaagaagaagaggtaactaaaggaaaggagaatcagCTTCAGCTCAGCTGCTTTATTAATCAAGAAGTGAAATATCTGTTTACAGGACTAAAACTG CGTCTTCAAGAGGAAATCACCAAACTCTCTCCGACTTTGCAGAGAAATGCACTCTATATCAAATCT TCTAAAATTAGTCGCTTGCCAGCGTACCTGACCATTCAGATGGTTAGATTTTTTTACAAAGAGAAAGAGTCTGTGAATGCCAAAGTTCTTAAG GATGTGAAATTTCCTCTTATGCTGGATGTGTATGAGCTGTGTACGCCAgatcttcaggaaaaaatggTTTCCTACCGATCAAAATTCAAAGATCTTGAAGACAAAAAAGTAAATCAACAGCCAAAGAAT ttgaATAAAAGTGATGGTGCACAGAAAGAAGTTAAATATGagcccttttcttttcctgatg atattggTTCTAATAACTGTGGCTATTACGACCTGCAGGCAGTACTAACGCATCAGGGCAGATCAAGTTCCTCTGGGCATTACGTGTCCTGGGTTAAAAGGAAACAAg ATGAGTGGATTAAGTTTGATGATGACAAAGTCAGCATTGTTACACCTGAAGACATTCTGAGGTTATCTGGGGGAGGAGACTGGCATATAGCCTACGTTCTACTCTACGGGCCACGCAGAATTGAAGTAATTGAAGACGAAGCTGAACAGTAG